The genome window GTTAAACCCGAGTTGGTTTTTGAGATCGGCTTTGAGGGAATTAACCGGTCTGCCCGGCATAAATCCGGCATAGCCCTGCGCTTCCCGCGCATACTTAGATGGCGGCAGGATAAGCCCAAAGAAGAAGCCGATACCATTGAAAGTTTGCGGGCGCTTTTGGGCGATGGAGAGTATTAATTGAAATGTTTTTCAATTAATTTTTTTAAATTTTTGCTGGCTAATCCAAATTTTGGATCTATCCTTAGAGCTTCTTCGTAATGGAATCGGGCGCGATTGAAATCCGAAAAATGTTTTTCAAAAAGCTCCCCGAGATTGTTATGACCTTTAGTGTAACGCGGGTCGATTTTTATGCTTTGTTCATAGTGTTTTTTTGCGCCGTCGAAGTCTAAAAAATGATTTTCAAGAAGCGACCCTAAATTGTTGTGGGCCTTCCCGTATTCTGGCTCAATGTTGATTGCGTGCTCATAATTGATTCTTGCACCTTCGAAATCGGAAAATTCGTTCTTTAAAAGTAAGGCTAAATTATAAAAGGCTTTGAAATATTTTGGATTGCTTATGATAGCTTTTTCATAGTTCATTTTTGCGCCCTCGAAATCTGAAAAGTGGGTTTTTAAAAGTGAACCTAAACTATTGCGAGCTTTGGCATGATGAGGGGTTATTTTCAATGCTTGTTCATAATGGAATTTTGCTTCATTGAACTTGGCGAGGTTATTTCCGAGTAATAATGCCAAATTATAGTGAGGTTTGTCATATTTGGGGTCTAGTCTGATGGCTTCTTCATAATGAAATTTTGCTTTTTCAAAGTCTAAAAAGTGATCTTTTAATAATAGCCCAAGATTATTATGCGCCTCTTTATATTTAGGATCAACCCTAATTGCTTCTTCATAGTACTTTTTGGCTTTTTTATTTTGGTTCGCTTGATGAGCTAAATACGCCCTTTGGAAAAATCCATATCTATTATTAGGATATGTCTTTAAAAACTCTTCCAATGCCATATCTCGTTCTTCAGCATCTTCAATTTTTAGTGTTCGGATTAATTCTTCGATTATTTTTTCATCGTTAAAGCCAATAATCTTGAAAAGGGCTCGGTAATTTTCATTTTTTAATTTCTTATATGTAGAAACGTTAAGGTCAGTAATTTTTTGAAAAAACTTTGGAAGATTATCTCTTATATTTTGACATTTCTTGACATATTCTATTGAAACCTCATTTGTGTGTTTTCTTTGAAGCTTATCTGCCTTTTTTTTCTCATCTAACCAATAATCATAATACACATCTTGATTGAGAGGGTGAAAAATGGAAGTGGCGTTGTCAGTGATTAGTGGTAATATCCTTTTTTCGAATTCGTGCGTGTTCAATAATTCAGTTACTTCATACATGCAGTTTAAACTCCGTAAGTATTCATTACTGATAATCATCAATACATAATCACTCTTACCTATTTGTTGCATAAATTCCTTAATGCTCGTCCGATATTCTAAATCTCGAATATCTCTTTTGAAGGGAATGCCTATGTTTGCAAAATCCTTATCAATTTCATCTGCTATATTAGCGTTGGCCCATGAGTAGGACAAAAAAATGTTTGGGTTTAGGTTATCTGTCATGTGGAAAACTAATTTACGATGAATTTGTGAGAAATTTGTTGTGAACTTAACATATTTTAATCGTTTTGAAAGAAACAGAATCCCCATTTTTAGCGAGCGAATTGCCAAATGAATATTGCTTTGGTTCATTTTTCCGAAAACAATTCTTTACTTGATTTTAGGACGGCCAATAAACACTCTCCTTAATCAAAGCCATGCTTAATAATCATGAATCAAGGCTCAAAAACCTCCTAATCCGCACATCCGAAATTTGCACATTTGCACATCCTCTGACTCATTTTAGGCAGAAATCAGCACCCTTGCTATGCATGCATAAAAAACGTACCGAATACCGTTTTGAACTTTGGTATAAATTGTAAAATATATTGTATCTTTATAATTCAATTAATCAATTTTTTATATTGATTAATTGAAATGATGCCAAATTAAATACTAATTGAACATTTCTTTTTAATCGCTTGGTATTCCTTTGGGCTATCTCTACCTTACAAATACCAAATTGTAATACCCGGTTAAACCCTGGTTGTAATTAAAATTTTAGTACCAACAGCTGGCAACAGCAATGAGATATGAGTGCAAAAACCGAAACTACCGAGCTAAATAAATACAGCAAAACCTTCACCCAGGATGAAACCCAGCCTGCCGCAAAAGCAATGCTTTACGGTATAGGACTTACTGACGACGATATGCAAAAACCGCAGGTCGGCGTGGCAAGTATGGGTTACGATGGCAACACCTGTAACATGCACCTGAATGATTTGGCCAAGCTGGTTAAACAGGGCATCTGGAGCGAAGATATGGTAGGCCTGATCTTTCACACCATTGGTGTAAGTGACGGAATGAGCAACGGTACTGACGGAATGCGTTACTCGCTGGTTAGTCGCGATATTATTGCCGACTCGATTGAGGCGGTTGTTGGTGCACAGTATTATGATGGTGTTATTACTCTGCCTGGCTGTGATAAAAACATGCCGGGTTCTGTTATGGCAATGGCGCGTTTAAACCGCCCGTCAATAATGGTGTATGGCGGTACCATAAAACCAGGCCATTGGAAGGGCGAGGACCTGAATATCGTATCGGCATTTGAAGCTTTGGGTAAAAAGATAGCCGGGCAAATTGACGATATCGATTTTATGGGAGTGATCAAAAATGCCTGTCCGAGTGCCGGTGCCTGCGGCGGTATCTACACCGCAAACACCATGGCTGCGGCTATTGAGGCTTTGGGAATGAGTTTGCCGTACTCGTCATCAAACCCTGCATTAAGTGATGAAAAGAAAGCAGAGTGCTTAGCGGCCGGTAAAGCCATTAAGATCCTGTTAGAAAAAGATATTAAACCAAGCGACATCATGACCGCCGAAGCATTTGAGAATGCCATAGTGGTTATTATGGTGTTAGGCGGATCCACCAATGCGGTGCTGCATTTAATTGCGATGGCAAAAGCAATTGGCGTTAAGTTAACCCAGGACGATTTCCAGGCGGTGAGCAACCGCATCCCTGTGCTGGCCGATATGAAGCCAAGCGGTAAATACATGATGGAAGACCTGCACAAGGTGGGCGGCGTACCGGCTGTAATGAAATATTGCCTGGCGCAAGGCTGGCTGCATGGCGATTGTCTTACCGTTACCGGCAAAACAATTGCCGAAAACTTAGCGGATGTACCGGAGATTAACTTTGATACTCAAAAAATTATTCTGCCGGTTGAAACCCCTATTAAAGCTACCGGCCATTTACAGATCCTATACGGAAACCTTGCCGAAGGCGGCAGCGTTGCCAAAATAACCGGTAAAGAAGGCACCAGCTTTGAAGGACCTGCACGGGTGTTTGACGGTGAGTTTGAACTGATCCACGGAATCCAGAGCGGCTTTGTGAAAAAAGGCGATGTGGTGGTTATCCGTAACGTGGGCCCTAAAGGCGCACCGGGTATGCCTGAAATGCTGAAACCTACATCGGCTATTTTTGGCGCAGGACTGGGAAGCTCAGTAGCATTGATTACTGATGGCAGGTTCTCGGGCGGAACCCATGGTTTCGTCGTCGGTCATATCACGCCGGAAGCTTATGACGGCGGGGGTATTGCCTTTGTAAAAGATGAGGACAGGATATTTATTGATGCCATAAACCGCACCATTAATGTAATGATAAGCGACGAAGAATTTGCTGCACGTAAGGCAGCCTGGGTACAGCCCGCGTTAAAGGTTAGCAAAGGGCTGCTATACAGGTATGCAAAAACCGTTAGCACCGCCGCAGATGGTTGTGTTACCGATGAGATGCCGTAAGAGAGGCGAAAGCTGAAAGGTTTTTAAAAATAAACAGAATGCAATCGGTGAAATCACTAAAAAATCAGTGAAATCACTTTAAAAATAAAGATTATGGAAGTTGCACAGGAAACATTAACCGCACCGGCCGCTAAGGAGGCAGTTGAATTATCAGGATCGCAGGCATTGCTGGATGCTTTGATCATTGAGGGTGTGGATACTATTTTTGGTTATCCGGGTGGCGCAATTATGCCCATTTATGATGCTTTGTATGATTATAAAGAAAAATTAAATCACATATTGGTTCGCCACGAGCAGGGCGGTATTCACGCTGGTCAGGGTTATGCCCGTACATCAGGCAAAGTGGGTGTGGTGTTTGCCACCAGCGGCCCGGGTGCCACTAACCTGGTTACCGGTTTAGCTGATGCGCAGATAGACAGTACGCCGCTGGTATGTATCACAGGCCAGGTGTTTGCCCACCTTTTAGGTACCGATGCTTTCCAGGAAACGGATGTGATTAATATTACCACCCCGGTTACCAAATGGAACTACCAGGTAACGGATGCAAACGAGATCCCCGAGGTTATTGCAAAAGCATTTTACATTGCGAAAAGCGGGCGCCCGGGCCCTGTGCTGATCGATATCACCAAAAACGCGCAGATCCAGAAATTTGACTATAAAGGTTATACCAAATGCGATCATATCCGCAGCTACAGGCCGAAACCTATTGTACGCCCCCAGTACATTAAAGAGGCGGCAGAGCTGATCAACTCAGCTAAAAAACCTTTCATTATTTGGGGACAGGGTGTAATATTAGGCAGTGCCGAGCAGGAGTTTAAAACTTTTGTTGAAAAGAGCGGGATCCCTGCAGCCTGGACCATATTGGGAGCAGGCGCTATCCCTACAGATCACCCGCAAAATGTGGGTATGCTGGGCATGCACGGCAACTACGGCCCCAACGTATTAACCAATGAGTGTGATGTGCTGATTGCTATAGGCATGCGCTTTGACGACCGTGTAACCGGCCGCCTTGATAAATATGCAAAACAGGCAAAAGTGATCCATTTGGATATTGACCCTGCCGAGATAGATAAGAATGTAAAATCAACCGTGCCGGTTTGGGGCGATTGTAAAGAGACGTTGCCGTTGCTTACCGCTTTGGTGGAGCAAAAGGAGCATACCGATTGGCTGAAGTTATTTAATGAATATACCCAAAAGGAATATGATGCGGTTATCCACGAAGAGCTGAATCCATCGACAGCAGAAATGACCATGGGCGAGGTAATTAAACAACTGAATCAGCTTACCAAAGGGGATGCCGTTATAGTTACCGACGTGGGCCAGCACCAAATGGTGGCCTGCCGTTACGCCAACCTTAACAAGAGCCGCAGCAACGTTACCAGCGGTGGTTTGGGCACCATGGGCTTTGCACTGCCTGCTGCTATAGGTGCCAAGTTTGGCGCACAGCAGCGCGATGTAATTGCCATTATTGGCGACGGGGGCTTCCAGATGACCTTGCAGGAACTGGGCACCATTATGCAAACCGGCGTTGAAGTGAAGATCATCATCCTGAATAACCGTTTCCTGGGCATGGTTCGCCAATGGCAGGAGTTATTTAACGAGCGCCGTTACTCATTTGTGGATATTCAAAGCCCTGATTTTGTTGCTGTGGCAGCCGCTTATGGTATAAAAGGTAAAATGATTGATGACCGCAAGGATTTACAGGCTGCTTTGAAAGAAATGATGGAGCACAAAGGTTCGTTCCTGTTAGAAGTAATGGTAACCAAAGAAAATAATGTGTTCCCGATGGTACCGCAGGGATGCAGTGTTAGCGAGATCAGGCTTAAATAATCGTAGCCTCACCCAACGCTCTCCAAAGGAGAGGGCTATAAAAAGAGCGAAGTTCAAGTCCTCTCCTTTGGAGAGGATTTAGGTGAGGCGAGAAGAGCCTCTTTAAAAAACAAAGACAATGAGTAACCAGGAAACAGATAAGCAGGAATTTAACATCACGGTTTACACAGAGAACCAGATTGGTTTGCTGAACCGGATTGCAATAATATTTACCCGCAGGAAGATCAATATTGATAGTTTGAATACTTCTCCATCAGAAATTGAGAGTATTCACCGGTTTAATATTGTGATCACCGAGTCGGAAGATGTGGTGCGCAAACTTTGCCGGCAGATTGAGAAGCAGGTGGAAGTTTTAAAAGTATATTATCACACCAATGAGGATGTAATATGGCAGGAAATGGCATTGTACAAGGTATCAACCGATGTGATTGCCGAAAAAGTTAGCGTTGAGCGCTTGCTGCGTGAGAACGGTGCCCGTGTGGTAACCCTTAGAAAGGACTATACCGTGTTTGAAACAACCGGCCACCGCGAAGAAACAGATAACCTGATCAGTATTTTGCAGCCTTACGGACTGATTGAGTTTGTGCGCAGCGCACGTGTAGCTATTATAAAAGATAGTGAAGGCTTTAACAGTAAATTACGTGATTTTGAAAGACTTGAACCCGGTGAGGATGTAATTGAAAACGAGTACTTAAACAAAGGGGAAAAAGTATTTTCAATGTAGGGGGAAAGATTTTAAAACCATCCGCCAATGACACAATGACCAACGACTAATCCATGTTAGAAGAAATAAGACAAAAATATCCATCGGCTTACAACGCTATAAAAGTAGCTACAGAAGCAAGCGGTTTTACCATGCCATCAGAAGTATTGACCTGTTCATTACTTAAAACACTGGCTGCGTCAAAACCGGGTGGGCGTTTTTTGGAACTGGGAACAGGCACGGGCTTGTCAACTACCTGGATATTGGATGGGATGGATGAAGCATCAACATTGATCTCGATAGACAATGATGAAACGCTGCTAAGCATCGCCAAAGAAAACCTTGGGGTTGATAAAAGGCTGAAACTGGTTTGTACCGATGGCGGCGAATGGATTAAGCAAAATGCCGGGCAGAAGTACAGCTTTATTTTTGCGGATACCTGGCCGGGCAAGTATTTACTGCTGGATGAAGTGCTGGATATGGTAGAAAAGGGGGGTATTTACATTATAGATGATATGCTGCCGCAGACAAATT of Mucilaginibacter xinganensis contains these proteins:
- a CDS encoding O-methyltransferase; its protein translation is MLEEIRQKYPSAYNAIKVATEASGFTMPSEVLTCSLLKTLAASKPGGRFLELGTGTGLSTTWILDGMDEASTLISIDNDETLLSIAKENLGVDKRLKLVCTDGGEWIKQNAGQKYSFIFADTWPGKYLLLDEVLDMVEKGGIYIIDDMLPQTNWPTGHAEKATDLISYLDSREDLILTKMGWATGIVIITKK
- the ilvN gene encoding acetolactate synthase small subunit, which translates into the protein MSNQETDKQEFNITVYTENQIGLLNRIAIIFTRRKINIDSLNTSPSEIESIHRFNIVITESEDVVRKLCRQIEKQVEVLKVYYHTNEDVIWQEMALYKVSTDVIAEKVSVERLLRENGARVVTLRKDYTVFETTGHREETDNLISILQPYGLIEFVRSARVAIIKDSEGFNSKLRDFERLEPGEDVIENEYLNKGEKVFSM
- the ilvB gene encoding biosynthetic-type acetolactate synthase large subunit, giving the protein MEVAQETLTAPAAKEAVELSGSQALLDALIIEGVDTIFGYPGGAIMPIYDALYDYKEKLNHILVRHEQGGIHAGQGYARTSGKVGVVFATSGPGATNLVTGLADAQIDSTPLVCITGQVFAHLLGTDAFQETDVINITTPVTKWNYQVTDANEIPEVIAKAFYIAKSGRPGPVLIDITKNAQIQKFDYKGYTKCDHIRSYRPKPIVRPQYIKEAAELINSAKKPFIIWGQGVILGSAEQEFKTFVEKSGIPAAWTILGAGAIPTDHPQNVGMLGMHGNYGPNVLTNECDVLIAIGMRFDDRVTGRLDKYAKQAKVIHLDIDPAEIDKNVKSTVPVWGDCKETLPLLTALVEQKEHTDWLKLFNEYTQKEYDAVIHEELNPSTAEMTMGEVIKQLNQLTKGDAVIVTDVGQHQMVACRYANLNKSRSNVTSGGLGTMGFALPAAIGAKFGAQQRDVIAIIGDGGFQMTLQELGTIMQTGVEVKIIILNNRFLGMVRQWQELFNERRYSFVDIQSPDFVAVAAAYGIKGKMIDDRKDLQAALKEMMEHKGSFLLEVMVTKENNVFPMVPQGCSVSEIRLK
- the ilvD gene encoding dihydroxy-acid dehydratase; its protein translation is MSAKTETTELNKYSKTFTQDETQPAAKAMLYGIGLTDDDMQKPQVGVASMGYDGNTCNMHLNDLAKLVKQGIWSEDMVGLIFHTIGVSDGMSNGTDGMRYSLVSRDIIADSIEAVVGAQYYDGVITLPGCDKNMPGSVMAMARLNRPSIMVYGGTIKPGHWKGEDLNIVSAFEALGKKIAGQIDDIDFMGVIKNACPSAGACGGIYTANTMAAAIEALGMSLPYSSSNPALSDEKKAECLAAGKAIKILLEKDIKPSDIMTAEAFENAIVVIMVLGGSTNAVLHLIAMAKAIGVKLTQDDFQAVSNRIPVLADMKPSGKYMMEDLHKVGGVPAVMKYCLAQGWLHGDCLTVTGKTIAENLADVPEINFDTQKIILPVETPIKATGHLQILYGNLAEGGSVAKITGKEGTSFEGPARVFDGEFELIHGIQSGFVKKGDVVVIRNVGPKGAPGMPEMLKPTSAIFGAGLGSSVALITDGRFSGGTHGFVVGHITPEAYDGGGIAFVKDEDRIFIDAINRTINVMISDEEFAARKAAWVQPALKVSKGLLYRYAKTVSTAADGCVTDEMP
- a CDS encoding toll/interleukin-1 receptor domain-containing protein; this translates as MNQSNIHLAIRSLKMGILFLSKRLKYVKFTTNFSQIHRKLVFHMTDNLNPNIFLSYSWANANIADEIDKDFANIGIPFKRDIRDLEYRTSIKEFMQQIGKSDYVLMIISNEYLRSLNCMYEVTELLNTHEFEKRILPLITDNATSIFHPLNQDVYYDYWLDEKKKADKLQRKHTNEVSIEYVKKCQNIRDNLPKFFQKITDLNVSTYKKLKNENYRALFKIIGFNDEKIIEELIRTLKIEDAEERDMALEEFLKTYPNNRYGFFQRAYLAHQANQNKKAKKYYEEAIRVDPKYKEAHNNLGLLLKDHFLDFEKAKFHYEEAIRLDPKYDKPHYNLALLLGNNLAKFNEAKFHYEQALKITPHHAKARNSLGSLLKTHFSDFEGAKMNYEKAIISNPKYFKAFYNLALLLKNEFSDFEGARINYEHAINIEPEYGKAHNNLGSLLENHFLDFDGAKKHYEQSIKIDPRYTKGHNNLGELFEKHFSDFNRARFHYEEALRIDPKFGLASKNLKKLIEKHFN